The Thermoflexus sp. DNA segment CATGGGCCCCGCTGAGCGTTAGCGTTCTCCTTGCTCCATCCCTGCAAGCTCCTCATACAGACGCTCGCCCCGATGAAGACGCTCGGCAATGCGGTAAGTCTGCTCCTGGGCCCGTCGGGTTGGGACGTGGGCGGCCAGATAGCGGGCGGCGGCGATCAGCGCCCAGTCCCCCAGAGGGGTTCCGCGCCAGATCGAGAACTGACGGAAGGCGGCTTCCATCATCTGAATGGTGTGGAAGTTTCGATCCTCGCGCAGTAACCCATGCCCCAGGGCTGCCAGCAAGCGGCTCGCCTCACCCCCTGCCCGCAGATAACCGGCCACCACGGAGGCGACCTCCTGCACCGCGGCCTGCCGGTTAAGGAGCGCCTGGAGCGTTTCCTCCACATGGTCGGGATCTCCCACGGCGGAGCCCTCCTCGGGGAGAGGGGCCGGTGGGATGTTCAGGAAGCGATCCAGATAGACACTCATCGCCGCGTCGAAAACTCCCCGCAGGAGGGCGCGGGAGGGGAACCGGCGCATCGCCTGATGAACGGCGCTGGCGAAACTGAAAGTGTGCAGCGCCGTGTCCCAGTCGCTGAACTCGTTGTTCATGGAGAACCGGACAATCCGCAGGGCCGCCGCAGCGGCCACCGTGCCGGCCACTTCCTCCCATGGTGCCCCTTCCCGCAGGGCCTCCAGAAGGGCCTCGACGATGTCCACCGGCTGATCCCCCAGCAGCACGGGGATCAGCCTCTCCGGGCCAGCCCATTTCCCCTTCGAGGCTGGATCCGCTGCCGGGATGGTAGGCAATATCTCAAAGGCCTGCTCCAGGAGAGCTACCAGGTCCACCGGATGACGCCAGGCCGCGTTCTCCTCCATGCGCTCCCCGCTCACCAGGATCGGGACGAGGCTGGTCAACGTTGGGCCGGCGTGTTGCCAGCCTGCGATCTCCAGCGCTTCGAATGCCTTGTTCGCAAAATCCAGCGCATGGCCTACCGCTATGTAGCGATGGTCGGTGGCGGCAGCGAAAATCATGCCAGCGATGACGACCGGGGGGAGGCCCGCCTCGACCGCCGATGCCAGGCAGCGTTCCGCCCCTTCCGCATCTCGCACCTCCACGAATTGCCGAAACCAGCGGTGGAGACGCTCTGGATCTGAGGCCGGGCCCGGGAGCGAGCGGATCGGGAATCGGGGGGAGGCTCCCTCGCAATCTTCGGCCACCGCGTCCAGGCCATGGTAAAGGGCGCGGGGGCGATCCCGAGGATCCAGATAGGGGAGCATGTTCATCATCGCCGTCAGGATCGTCAACCCAGGCCCCCAGCCAGCCCGGCGATAATGCACGCCGAACTCCAGCCCGATCCGGAAGATCTCCACCGGATCTTCCCCCAGGTCCAGGAGGCGCAGGACCGATTTGGCCAGGACCAGGGGTAGATGATGCTTCAGACCGTCCTCCAGACGGGCTCGAGTCTGGGCGTGCCGATCCTCCCGCGGGTGCAGGTTGACCCACACCTCCTCTCCGCGGA contains these protein-coding regions:
- a CDS encoding Rieske (2Fe-2S) protein — protein: MNPASGSWLRVARVSDVQAAGTMVIRAGRYTIALFAEGDRIYAIDNRCPHMGFPLHRGTLREGLLTCHWHHARFDLQTGGTFDLWADDLIVFPVEIRGEEVWVNLHPREDRHAQTRARLEDGLKHHLPLVLAKSVLRLLDLGEDPVEIFRIGLEFGVHYRRAGWGPGLTILTAMMNMLPYLDPRDRPRALYHGLDAVAEDCEGASPRFPIRSLPGPASDPERLHRWFRQFVEVRDAEGAERCLASAVEAGLPPVVIAGMIFAAATDHRYIAVGHALDFANKAFEALEIAGWQHAGPTLTSLVPILVSGERMEENAAWRHPVDLVALLEQAFEILPTIPAADPASKGKWAGPERLIPVLLGDQPVDIVEALLEALREGAPWEEVAGTVAAAAALRIVRFSMNNEFSDWDTALHTFSFASAVHQAMRRFPSRALLRGVFDAAMSVYLDRFLNIPPAPLPEEGSAVGDPDHVEETLQALLNRQAAVQEVASVVAGYLRAGGEASRLLAALGHGLLREDRNFHTIQMMEAAFRQFSIWRGTPLGDWALIAAARYLAAHVPTRRAQEQTYRIAERLHRGERLYEELAGMEQGER